The following proteins come from a genomic window of Musa acuminata AAA Group cultivar baxijiao chromosome BXJ1-7, Cavendish_Baxijiao_AAA, whole genome shotgun sequence:
- the LOC103992755 gene encoding neutral ceramidase, whose product MMDMWFCILLLVSVLNIGGALSDSTYLIGLGSYDITGPAADVNMMGYANAEQIASGVHFRLKARTFIVAEPGGNRVVFVNLDACMASQLVTIKVHERLKSRYGNMYNEKNVAISGIHTHSGPGGYLQYVVYIVTSLGFVRQSFDAIVDGIEQSIIEAHENLRPGNIFVNNGELLDASINRSPSAYLNNPAIERSHYKYDVDKEMTLLKFVDEKWGAVGSFNWFATHGTSMSRTNSLISGDNKGAAARFMEDWAEQEGLPKGSDSRYHGAVVTGPRHSRFYRRVSIIIPQPHENVYELEQLASSFPASGGRHLASSKSVSQRVRDRQDGKPKFVSAFCQSNCGDVSPNVLGAFCIDTGLPCDFNHSTCNGKNELCYGRGPGYPDEFESTRIIGDRQFVKAVELFDTASELVKGKVDYRQTYLDFSKLQITLTDGDQKVVKTCPVAMGFAFAAGTTDGPGMFDFKQGDDKGNAFWKLVRNILKTPSQEQIACQQPKPILLDTGDMNVPYDWAPSILPVQIIRIGQVVILCVPGEFTTMAGRRLRDAVRTVLTSDGSGEFGSNVQIVIAGLSNTYSQYVTTFEEYQIQRYEGASTLYGPHTLSGYIQEFKKLASALLNGKSFGSDLQPPDLLDKQISLLPPVVMDATPAGVKFGDTSADVPENSTFRPGDMVTATFWSACPRNDLLTKGTFSLVEFLDSSTWVPAYDDDDFSLRFKWSRPSQLSSYSHATLEWRIPESATAGVYRLRHFGASKSLLGKISHFTGTSRAFVVL is encoded by the exons ATGATGGACATGTGGTTTTGCATCTTGCTATTAGTTTCTGTTCTTAACATTGGAGGAGCTCTATCAGATTCAACATATTTAATTGGGCTTGGGAGCTATGACATAACAGGACCAGCAGCTGATGTCAATATGATGGGATATGCTAATGCGGAACAGATTGCCTCTGGCGTCCATTTCAGGCTCAAGGCACGGACATTTATTGTTGCAGAGCCAGGAGGGAATCGTGTTGTTTTCGTGAACCTTGATGCGTGCATGGCATCTCAACTTGTGACGATTAAAGTGCATGAGAGACTAAAGTCAAG GTATGGGAACATGTATAATGAAAAAAATGTAGCCATCAGTGGAATTCATACACATAGTGGTCCTGGGGGTTACCTCCAATATGTTGTGTATATTGTAACATCTCTTGGATTCGTTAGGCAATCATTTGATGCCATTGTTGATGGCATCGAGCAGAGCATCATAGAAGCCCATGAAAATCTCCGACCTGGGAATATCTTTGTTAACAATG GAGAGCTCTTGGATGCTAGCATAAATCGTAGTCCTAGTGCCTACCTAAATAATCCGGCTATAGAGCGAAGCCACTATAAGTATGATGTTGACAAAGAAATGACTTTGTTGAAGTTCGTAGATGAAAAATGGGGTGCTGTTGGGAGTTTTAACTGGTTTGCTACTCATGGTACCTCAATGAGTCGTACAAACTCTTTGATTAGTGGAGATAACAAAGGAGCTGCTGCACGATTTATGGAGGATTGGGCAGAACAGGAAGGTCTTCCAAAAGGAAGTGACAGTAGATATCATGGTGCAGTTGTGACTGGACCCAGACATAGCAGATTTTATCGAAGAGTTTCAATCATCATTCCTCAGCCACATGAGAATG TTTATGAGTTAGAGCAGCTGGCATCCTCTTTCCCGGCATCAGGTGGAAGGCATTTAGCAAGTTCTAAAAGTGTCTCACAACGTGTTCGAGATAGGCAAGATGGCAAACCTAAATTTGTATCAGCGTTTTGCCAATCAAATTGTGGAGATGTAAGTCCGAATGTGCTTGGGGCATTCTGCATCGATACTGGACTCCCTTGTGATTTCAATCACAGTACCTGTAATGGGAAGAATGAACTTTGCTATGGACGAGGCCCAGG ATACCCAGATGAATTTGAAAGCACAAGGATCATTGGTGACAGGCAATTTGTTAAGGCTGTTGAACTCTTTGATACAGCTTCTGAGCTGGTAAAAGGAAAAGTCGACTATCGACAGACCTACTTAGATTTCTCAAAGCTACAGATCACCCTTACAGATGGAGATCAAAAGGTTGTTAAAACATGCCCTGTGGCCATGGGGTTTGCTTTTGCTGCAGGAACCACAGATGGTCCTGGAATGTTTGATTTTAAGCAAGGGGATGACAAG GGTAATGCTTTCTGGAAATTAGTGAGGAACATACTGAAAACACCTAGCCAGGAGCAAATTGCTTGTCAACAGCCAAAGCCAATTTTACTTGACACTGGTGACATGAATGTACCATATGATTGGGCG CCTTCAATACTTCCAGTACAAATAATCCGAATAGGACAGGTGGTCATCCTCTGTGTCCCTGGAG agTTTACTACAATGGCTGGAAGGCGTCTCCGAGATGCGGTGCGAACAGTACTTACCAGTGACGGCAGTGGTGAATTTGGTAGTAATGTTCAGATTGTCATTGCTGGGCTGTCAAACACATACTCACAGTATGTGACCACATTTGAGGAGTACCAGATCCAAAGATATGAG GGAGCATCAACACTATATGGTCCACACACACTCAGTGGTTACATTCAGGAGTTCAAAAAACTTGCTTCAGCCCTTCTAAATGGCAAAAGCTTTGGATCAGACTTGCAACCTCCGGATCTCTTGGACAAACAAATCAGTCTTCTTCCTCCTGTTGTCATGGACGCAACACCAGCCGGCGTTAAGTTTGGTGACACCAGCGCAGATGTTCCTGAAAACTCTACGTTCCGGCCCGGCGACATGGTGACGGCCACATTCTGGTCTGCTTGCCCGAGGAACGACCTCCTGACTAAGGGTACATTCTCTCTGGTGGAGTTCTTAGACAGCAGCACTTGGGTTCCTGCGTATGACGATGATGATTTCAGCTTGCGCTTTAAGTGGTCTCGGCCTTCGCAGCTCAGTTCTTATAGCCATGCAACGCTGGAATGGCGAATCCCTGAATCGGCTACTGCGGGCGTCTATCGATTGAGGCATTTTGGTGCGTCGAAGAGTCTGCTTGGGAAAATTAGCCATTTCACTGGCACTTCTCGCGCCTTTGTTGTGCTTTAG
- the LOC135585421 gene encoding anthocyanidin 5,3-O-glucosyltransferase-like: MKEAVVLYPVPGIGHLVPMLELAKLFLLHDFSVTVVLMDTPINHPSIDSIITRVSSDYPSISFHRLPPVSSVPDPEAVFTVRLLDVVRLNNPQFLHFVAAHSQTYDVRAVVLDFFCTDADVTAELRLPSYLFWTSGAADLAIFLYFPTLHFTTHLSFKDLDDAPLHIPGLPPVPASHMPPDALDRNRESYKRLLLIAERGPNADGLLINTFESMEVQAVRVLQDGAFIPGRRMPPVYCIGPLVADWSGDDRRVKEEKAECVAWLDAQPRGSVVFLCFGSMGTFRAEQLMEIAAGLERSGQRFLWVVRAPEAESVEHQVSEPLTESDLETLLPEGFLERTRQRGLVVKSWAPQVEVLNHRAVGGFVTHCGWNSVMEAIMAGVAMVAWPLYAEQKLNKVLLVDQMRMAVAMEGYDKELVAAEEVEAKIRWLIESEGGQELRARAVAMKETAAEARREGGSSQRAWLEVVKSLKASSWN; encoded by the coding sequence ATGAAGGAAGCGGTGGTGTTGTACCCAGTGCCCGGCATCGGCCACCTGGTGCCCATGTTGGAGCTGGCCAAGCTCTTCCTCCTCCACGACTTCTCCGTCACCGTTGTCCTCATGGACACCCCTATCAACCACCCCTCCATTGACTCCATTATTACCCGCGTCTCCTCCGACTACCCCTCCATCTCCTTCCACCGCCTCCCGCCTGTCTCCTCCGTTCCCGACCCGGAAGCCGTGTTCACCGTCCGCTTGTTGGACGTCGTTCGCCTCAACAACCCGCAGTTTCTCCACTTCGTCGCCGCCCATTCCCAGACCTACGACGTCCGCGCCGTCGTCCTCGACTTCTTCTGCACCGACGCAGACGTCACCGCCGAGCTTCGCCTCCCCTCCTACCTCTTCTGGACCTCGGGCGCCGCCGATCTTGCAATTTTCCTCTACTTCCCGACCCTCCACTTCACCACCCACCTCAGCTTCAAGGACCTCGACGACGCCCCGCTCCACATCCCGGGGCTGCCGCCGGTCCCCGCCTCCCACATGCCTCCCGACGCGTTGGACCGCAACAGAGAATCCTATAAGAGATTGCTGCTCATCGCCGAACGCGGGCCGAACGCCGACGGATTGCTGATCAATACGTTCGAATCCATGGAGGTTCAGGCGGTTAGGGTCCTCCAGGATGGTGCTTTCATTCCGGGCCGTCGGATGCCGCCGGTCTACTGCATTGGGCCGTTGGTCGCGGACTGGAGCGGGGACGACCGACGTGTAAAGGAAGAAAAGGCGGAGTGCGTGGCGTGGTTGGACGCGCAGCCGCGAGGGAGCGTGGTGTTCCTCTGCTTCGGCAGCATGGGCACCTTCCGTGCAGAGCAGTTGATGGAGATCGCCGCCGGCTTGGAGAGGAGCGGACAGCGGTTCCTGTGGGTGGTGCGAGCCCCGGAGGCTGAGAGCGTAGAGCACCAGGTGTCGGAGCCACTAACCGAATCGGACCTGGAGACTCTGTTGCCCGAAGGTTTCTTGGAGCGGACGAGGCAGAGGGGGTTGGTGGTGAAGTCGTGGGCACCGCAGGTGGAGGTGCTGAACCACCGGGCCGTGGGCGGATTCGTCACCCACTGTGGGTGGAACTCGGTGATGGAGGCCATCATGGCCGGGGTGGCGATGGTGGCGTGGCCGCTGTACGCGGAGCAGAAGCTGAACAAGGTGTTGCTGGTGGACCAGATGCGAATGGCGGTGGCGATGGAGGGCTACGACAAGGAACTGGTGGCGGCGGAGGAAGTGGAGGCCAAGATCAGGTGGCTGATAGAGTCGGAGGGAGGGCAGGAACTGAGGGCGCGGGCGGTGGCGATGAAGGAGACGGCGGCGGAGGCAAGGAGAGAAGGGGGTTCGTCTCAGCGAGCGTGGCTAGAAGTCGTGAAATCGTTGAAGGCTTCTTCATGGAATTAA